A genome region from Brassica oleracea var. oleracea cultivar TO1000 chromosome C2, BOL, whole genome shotgun sequence includes the following:
- the LOC106323809 gene encoding uncharacterized protein At4g02000-like: MSHNFERAVTKRNSGLNLEPIVIDAFDNSDLLAAYDLTLVGRVLNTDLQAHRVKALLALMPQAWELEGRVQGVEVGRGKFHFRFNNEEDLHGVLEKRPYFFDQWMFPLERWVLSVSTNFPSTMTFTVFIEGIPYHYRKEQTVKGIGEKLGELVSWDVKQAKIRVSVECDNPLQFERRLQFSATGDELVITFHYNKLQKWYFICNRMSHDGKHCPELVRERAHVTCVYFSVNTFIIMLIHVTCV; the protein is encoded by the coding sequence ATGTCTCACAACTTTGAACGTGCGGTAACAAAGAGGAACTCTGGCCTGAACCTCGAGCCCATTGTCATTGATGCGTTTGATAACTCTGACCTCCTCGCTGCTTACGATCTGACTCTAGTGGGGCGTGTCTTGAACACCGATTTGCAAGCACACAGAGTCAAGGCGCTTCTTGCGCTCATGCCCCAAGCTTGGGAACTGGAGGGACGTGTCCAAGGAGTTGAAGTAGGAAGAGGAAAGTTTCACTTCCGCTTCAACAACGAGGAAGATCTCCACGGAGTGTTGGAGAAGAGACCCTATTTCTTTGACCAATGGATGTTCCCATTGGAGCGTTGGGTTCTAAGCGTCAGTACCAACTTCCCATCGACGATGACCTTCACTGTCTTTATCGAAGGGATCCCATATCACTACCGTAAGGAGCAGACGGTGAAAGGCATTGGAGAGAAGTTAGGCGAACTCGTCTCCTGGGATGTGAAACAAGCCAAAATTAGAGTCTCGGTGGAGTGTGATAATCCCTTGCAATTTGAAAGAAGGTTGCAATTCTCGGCTACTGGAGATGAACTGGTGATAACGTTCCATTACAATAAACTGCAGAAATGGTACTTCATCTGTAACAGGATGTCTCACGATGGGAAACATTGTCCTGAATTGGTGAGAGAAAGAGCTCATGTGACATGTGTCTATTTTAGTGTGAACACATTTATTATAATGCTTATACACGTGACATGTGTCTAG